A single region of the Candidatus Nanopelagicales bacterium genome encodes:
- the katG gene encoding catalase/peroxidase HPI has translation MTMADESKCPVTSASAVSGGTSNRDWWPNQLDLRLLHTNPPASDPMGSDFDYAEAFESLDLDAVKADLTELMTSSQDWWPADYGHYGPLFIRMAWHSAGTYRISDGRGGGGNGLQRFAPLNSWPDNGNLDKARRLLWPIKQKYGNKISWADLMILAGNVALESMGFETFGFGGGRVDVYEPDDTYWGAEAEWLAAQRYSGERDLENPLAAVQMGLIYVNPEGPDGNPSALAAARDIRETFARMAMNDEETVALIAGGHTFGKTHGAADAEEYVGPEPEAAPLQQMGLGWKNSYGTGSGDDTITSGLEGAWTPTPITWDNSYFETLFGYDWDLEKSPAGAWQWIPTDPAAQDAVPDPQDPGKKHPPVMLTTDLALRMDPIYEPISRRFLENPAEFADAFARAWFKLTHRDMGPVSRYLGPEVPSEELIWQDPVPAVDHELVDAQDITALKDKIHSSGLSVSQLVATAWASAATFRGTDKRGGANGARVRLEPQNGWEVNDPAELATVLRTLEGIQTEFNDAQTGGKKVSLADLIVLGGCTAVELAAKNAGFEIQVPFAPGRTDASQAQTDVESFVVLEPTYDGFRNYLGKGHTATAEALLVEKAKLLTLTAPEMTVLVGGMRALNANTGRSSLGVFTDRPEALTNDFFVNVLDMGTTWEPTSDEELTFEGRDRATGELKWTGSRVDLVFGSNSELRALSEVYGSDDAKEKFVNDFVAAWNKVMNLDRFDLA, from the coding sequence ATGACTATGGCCGACGAGAGCAAATGTCCGGTGACCAGCGCCAGCGCGGTCAGCGGGGGCACCTCCAACCGTGACTGGTGGCCCAACCAGCTGGATCTGAGGCTGCTCCACACCAACCCGCCGGCCAGCGACCCGATGGGCTCCGACTTCGACTACGCCGAGGCATTCGAGAGTCTCGACCTCGACGCTGTGAAGGCCGATCTCACCGAACTCATGACCTCGTCGCAAGACTGGTGGCCCGCTGACTACGGTCACTACGGCCCCCTGTTCATCCGCATGGCTTGGCACAGCGCCGGCACCTACCGCATCAGCGACGGTCGCGGCGGCGGCGGCAACGGGCTGCAGCGTTTCGCTCCGCTCAACAGCTGGCCGGACAACGGCAACCTCGACAAGGCCCGTCGGCTCCTGTGGCCGATCAAGCAGAAGTACGGCAACAAGATCTCGTGGGCCGATCTGATGATCCTGGCCGGTAACGTCGCGCTGGAGTCGATGGGATTCGAGACCTTCGGCTTCGGCGGCGGCCGCGTCGACGTCTACGAGCCCGACGACACGTACTGGGGTGCCGAGGCCGAATGGCTCGCGGCACAGCGATACAGCGGTGAGCGCGACCTTGAGAATCCACTGGCTGCCGTGCAGATGGGTCTCATCTATGTGAACCCGGAAGGTCCCGACGGCAACCCCAGTGCGCTGGCCGCAGCCCGGGACATCCGCGAGACTTTCGCGCGCATGGCGATGAACGACGAAGAGACCGTCGCCCTGATCGCCGGTGGCCACACGTTCGGCAAGACGCATGGCGCGGCAGATGCCGAGGAGTACGTCGGCCCAGAACCCGAGGCCGCCCCGCTGCAGCAGATGGGCCTGGGCTGGAAGAACAGCTACGGCACTGGCAGTGGAGACGACACCATCACCAGTGGCCTCGAAGGCGCCTGGACGCCCACGCCCATCACGTGGGACAACAGCTACTTCGAGACCCTCTTCGGCTACGACTGGGATCTCGAGAAGAGCCCGGCGGGCGCGTGGCAGTGGATACCCACGGACCCGGCCGCGCAGGACGCCGTGCCGGATCCGCAGGATCCCGGCAAGAAGCACCCGCCCGTGATGCTGACGACCGACCTCGCGTTGCGGATGGACCCGATCTACGAACCGATCTCGCGTCGGTTCCTGGAGAATCCCGCGGAGTTCGCGGACGCATTCGCCCGGGCGTGGTTCAAGCTGACCCACCGCGACATGGGTCCGGTGTCGCGCTACCTCGGTCCCGAGGTTCCGTCCGAGGAACTGATCTGGCAGGACCCCGTGCCTGCCGTCGACCACGAACTGGTCGACGCGCAGGACATCACTGCGTTGAAGGACAAGATCCACTCGTCCGGGCTGTCCGTGTCCCAACTGGTGGCGACAGCCTGGGCCTCGGCGGCGACCTTCCGCGGCACCGACAAGCGGGGGGGCGCGAATGGCGCCCGGGTCCGGCTGGAACCGCAGAACGGCTGGGAGGTCAACGACCCGGCCGAGCTGGCGACCGTGCTGCGGACGCTCGAAGGGATCCAGACCGAGTTCAACGACGCCCAGACTGGCGGTAAGAAGGTCTCACTGGCGGACCTGATCGTGTTGGGCGGCTGCACAGCCGTTGAGCTTGCTGCCAAGAACGCGGGATTCGAGATCCAGGTGCCTTTCGCGCCCGGTCGAACCGATGCGTCGCAGGCTCAGACAGACGTCGAGTCCTTTGTCGTGCTCGAGCCGACTTACGACGGCTTTCGCAACTACCTGGGTAAGGGCCACACGGCCACGGCTGAGGCGTTGCTCGTCGAGAAGGCCAAGTTGCTCACGCTGACCGCCCCCGAGATGACGGTGCTGGTCGGTGGCATGCGCGCCCTGAACGCGAACACCGGCCGCTCGTCGCTGGGTGTCTTCACGGATCGACCCGAGGCCCTGACCAACGACTTCTTCGTGAATGTCCTGGACATGGGAACCACCTGGGAACCGACCTCCGACGAGGAACTCACCTTCGAGGGGCGCGACCGTGCGACCGGTGAACTCAAGTGGACCGGCAGCCGGGTCGACCTCGTGTTCGGTTCCAACTCGGAACTGCGCGCGCTGTCCGAGGTGTACGGCAGCGACGACGCCAAGGAGAAGTTCGTGAACGACTTCGTCGCGGCCTGGAACAAGGTCATGAACCTGGATCGGTTCGACCTGGCCTGA
- a CDS encoding MFS transporter translates to MAQAEQSASAADPGGSVATSTASHLKPTGLQKRTWWALVLVGLVGQVAWVVENMYLNLFVYNTITDDPTVIAAMVAVSAISATAAAFVVGAWSDRVGRRRVFIAMGYVLWGLSTMTFGIASVETLAGFVPVATAAAAAATTVIVIDAIMSFLGAGANDASFNAWVTDVTDEGNRGRVETVLTAMPLVAMLLVFGGLDGLTKNGDWGLFFIVTGLLMIIAGGLAWLLVRDAPGEPVQHDTLWRAMVHGLRPSAVRADPDLYVALAALAIVGISSQIFLPYLLIYIQNYLQIDAYALVLAVVLIGASVVGHPRRPGDRPHRQGQRHAAGRGHLRRRARSDFPRARPRATHRSGPGADEWVSAQSGSHRRVGPRLHATGSSRYRAGPTHGLLRRSPDGHRACDRGGCHQERRCHLRRARTDQASTHAWNLPRGCIRRAARGDPRARAAQAATRRR, encoded by the coding sequence ATGGCGCAAGCGGAGCAGTCAGCGAGCGCGGCCGACCCGGGTGGTTCGGTGGCAACATCGACGGCGAGTCATCTGAAACCGACAGGTCTTCAGAAGCGAACCTGGTGGGCGCTGGTCCTTGTCGGACTCGTGGGCCAAGTCGCCTGGGTCGTCGAGAACATGTACCTCAACCTGTTCGTCTACAACACCATCACCGACGACCCCACCGTGATCGCCGCCATGGTGGCCGTCAGTGCCATCTCCGCCACCGCGGCTGCCTTTGTCGTCGGGGCCTGGAGCGACCGGGTGGGCCGTCGCCGGGTGTTCATCGCCATGGGCTACGTGCTGTGGGGTCTGTCGACCATGACCTTCGGCATCGCCAGTGTGGAGACACTCGCGGGTTTCGTCCCCGTGGCCACAGCGGCCGCCGCGGCGGCGACGACTGTCATCGTCATCGACGCGATCATGAGTTTCCTCGGTGCCGGTGCCAACGACGCCTCCTTCAACGCCTGGGTCACCGACGTCACCGACGAAGGCAACCGGGGCCGCGTGGAGACCGTACTCACCGCCATGCCGCTCGTCGCCATGTTGCTCGTTTTCGGTGGCCTGGACGGGCTGACCAAGAACGGCGACTGGGGGTTGTTCTTCATCGTCACCGGACTACTGATGATCATCGCCGGAGGGCTCGCGTGGCTGCTCGTACGCGACGCACCCGGTGAACCCGTACAGCACGACACCCTGTGGCGCGCGATGGTGCACGGTCTGCGGCCCAGTGCTGTGCGCGCCGACCCGGACCTGTACGTGGCCTTGGCCGCCTTGGCGATCGTCGGCATCTCCTCGCAGATCTTCCTGCCCTACCTGCTCATCTACATCCAGAACTACCTGCAGATCGACGCCTACGCCCTGGTTCTCGCGGTCGTACTGATCGGCGCCTCTGTGGTCGGGCATCCTCGGCGGCCGGGTGATCGACCGCATCGGCAAGGTCAACGCCATGCTGCCGGCCGCGGGCATCTACGTCGCCGGGCTCGTTCTGACTTTCCTCGCGCGCGGCCTCGTGCCACTCATCGGAGCGGGCCTGGTGCTGATGAGTGGGTTTCTGCTCAGTCAGGCAGCCATCGCCGCGTCGGTCCGCGACTACACGCCACCGGATCGAGTCGGTACCGTGCAGGGCCTACGCATGGTCTTCTTCGTCGCTCTCCCGATGGTCATCGGGCCTGCGATCGGGGCGGCTGTCATCAAGAACGCCGATGCCACCTACGTCGAGCTCGGACAGATCAAGCAAGTACCCACGCCTGGAATCTTCCTCGCGGCTGCATTCGTCGTGCTGCTCGTGGTGATCCCCGTGCTCGCGCTGCGCAAGCGGCAACGAGAAGGCGTTGA
- a CDS encoding sugar-binding domain-containing protein, which translates to MSKPRVLAELLTPWGEQLDPDHPLTEYPRPQLVRDSYLTLNGRWEYAFRGTEDEPVAYDGEIIVPFPPESPLSGVGRILQPDEVLQYRRTFTLSEGFRARTDDRVLLHLDAVDQWCRIEVNGVPCGEHVGGSLPITCDVTDSVRDGINVLRVVVRDPTDTGPLSRGKQVLDPGGIWYTPHSGIWQSVWLEAVPSTYVHRLDILPDLAAEVLAVTVHLRGGSAECAVVVSADSREVARGLGAGGHEIRLPIPSARTWSPEDPFLYDLEIRAGDDTVSSYAGMRSFGVGRDRRDQPRLLLNGEPYLHVGVLDQGYWSDGLVTPPSDAAMAYDIATMKDLGFTMLRKHIKVEPLRWYYHCDRLGMLVWQDMVNGGGRYSPVTVQVPAVVPWRMSDSHYRAFARTDAAGREHWLAEMRGTIQHLHNVVGLAVWVPFNEGWGQFDAAEIAAEVAVIDPTRQVDHASGWHDQGAGDFTSLHVYFRPFRVPRRRRATAHRVLALTEYGGYSNRLEAHSATPREFGYRRFNFASDLEAAFERLHERQVVPAIPQGLSATVYTQLADVEDETNGLLTYDRRKLKVPADTVRRVTAAMKAALP; encoded by the coding sequence GTGAGCAAGCCGCGCGTCCTCGCTGAACTGCTTACCCCCTGGGGGGAGCAGCTCGACCCCGACCACCCGCTGACTGAGTACCCCCGCCCGCAACTCGTGCGCGACAGCTACCTCACACTCAACGGTCGGTGGGAATACGCGTTCCGCGGCACCGAAGATGAGCCCGTCGCCTACGACGGCGAGATCATCGTGCCGTTCCCCCCGGAGTCGCCACTGTCCGGTGTCGGGCGGATCCTGCAGCCGGACGAGGTGCTGCAGTACCGCCGCACGTTCACGCTGTCCGAGGGATTCCGCGCCCGGACCGACGATCGGGTGCTGCTGCACCTCGATGCTGTCGACCAGTGGTGTCGCATCGAAGTGAATGGTGTCCCTTGCGGCGAGCATGTCGGTGGGTCCCTGCCCATCACCTGCGATGTGACCGACTCGGTGCGCGACGGCATCAACGTCTTGCGTGTCGTGGTGCGTGACCCGACCGACACCGGTCCGCTCTCGCGGGGCAAGCAGGTCCTCGACCCAGGGGGGATCTGGTACACGCCGCACTCGGGGATCTGGCAGAGCGTCTGGCTCGAAGCTGTCCCGTCGACCTATGTGCATCGACTGGACATCCTCCCCGACCTCGCGGCCGAGGTGCTGGCGGTCACCGTGCACCTCCGTGGGGGGAGCGCGGAGTGCGCCGTGGTCGTGTCCGCGGACAGCCGCGAAGTCGCACGCGGTCTCGGTGCCGGTGGTCACGAGATTCGGTTACCGATCCCGTCGGCCCGTACCTGGTCGCCGGAGGATCCCTTCCTGTACGACCTCGAAATCCGCGCCGGTGACGACACGGTGAGCAGCTACGCGGGGATGCGTTCCTTCGGTGTCGGCCGGGATCGTCGAGATCAGCCACGACTGCTTCTCAACGGCGAGCCCTACCTCCATGTCGGGGTCCTCGACCAGGGTTACTGGAGCGATGGACTGGTGACCCCACCGTCGGATGCGGCGATGGCTTACGACATCGCCACGATGAAGGATCTCGGTTTCACCATGCTGCGTAAGCACATCAAGGTCGAACCGCTGCGCTGGTACTACCACTGCGATCGACTCGGCATGCTCGTGTGGCAGGACATGGTCAACGGCGGAGGCCGCTACTCCCCGGTGACCGTTCAGGTTCCCGCTGTCGTTCCCTGGCGGATGAGTGACTCCCACTACCGCGCATTCGCCCGCACCGATGCAGCCGGTCGGGAGCATTGGCTCGCCGAAATGCGCGGAACCATCCAGCACCTGCACAACGTCGTGGGTCTGGCAGTCTGGGTGCCGTTCAACGAAGGCTGGGGTCAGTTCGATGCCGCCGAGATCGCCGCCGAGGTGGCCGTGATCGACCCGACGCGCCAGGTCGATCACGCCAGCGGATGGCACGATCAAGGCGCCGGTGACTTCACCAGCCTGCACGTGTACTTCAGGCCGTTCCGCGTGCCACGGCGCCGCAGGGCCACGGCTCACCGAGTACTCGCTCTCACCGAATACGGCGGATACTCGAATCGGCTGGAAGCCCACAGTGCGACCCCTCGCGAGTTCGGCTATCGCCGGTTCAATTTCGCTTCTGATCTCGAGGCCGCTTTCGAGCGACTGCACGAACGGCAAGTGGTGCCCGCGATTCCCCAGGGACTCAGCGCCACCGTGTACACCCAACTCGCAGACGTCGAGGACGAGACCAACGGACTGTTGACCTATGACCGGCGAAAGCTCAAGGTCCCGGCAGACACGGTTCGGCGCGTCACTGCCGCGATGAAGGCGGCGCTGCCATGA
- a CDS encoding TetR/AcrR family transcriptional regulator, whose product MTVQTPARDTRVGRRKARTRQALVDAAKRILATRGTTDVSIQEITDEADIGFGSFYNYFDTKSELFATAVGEVLDAYGAELDAASESTDDWAERYAIGVRLTSRLAVDQPAVAKILAVSGTRYLLSDSGLAPRARRDIEQGLATGRFDVGSTDVALVNTAGCMIAFVSVQMDAPDKLSEDDADELAEQLLRMLGLSANDAHEVAHRPLPELPTIAAAP is encoded by the coding sequence GTGACCGTTCAGACTCCCGCCCGCGACACTCGGGTCGGCCGACGCAAAGCCCGGACCCGGCAGGCGCTGGTCGATGCAGCCAAACGCATCCTGGCGACTCGTGGTACCACCGACGTCAGCATCCAGGAGATCACCGATGAGGCCGACATCGGATTCGGGTCGTTCTACAACTACTTCGACACCAAGTCCGAGTTGTTCGCCACGGCGGTGGGTGAAGTGCTCGATGCCTACGGCGCCGAGCTCGACGCCGCCAGTGAGTCCACGGACGACTGGGCCGAACGGTATGCGATCGGCGTGCGGCTGACATCACGCCTGGCGGTCGATCAGCCGGCAGTCGCGAAGATTCTCGCCGTGTCGGGAACGCGGTATCTGTTGTCCGACAGCGGTCTCGCCCCGCGCGCCCGACGGGACATCGAGCAGGGGCTGGCCACGGGACGATTCGACGTGGGGAGCACGGACGTCGCCTTGGTGAACACGGCCGGCTGCATGATCGCGTTTGTGTCCGTACAGATGGACGCGCCCGACAAGTTGTCCGAGGACGACGCGGACGAGTTGGCCGAACAACTCCTGCGCATGTTGGGCCTGTCCGCCAACGATGCCCACGAAGTCGCCCATCGGCCGCTGCCCGAACTCCCCACGATCGCCGCGGCCCCCTGA
- a CDS encoding Fur family transcriptional regulator codes for MVEPPADVLRQHGVQVTAQRIAVLRAVSSHPHLTADAVTEIARGEIGAISRQAVYDALGALTDAGLVRRIQPAGSPALFEDRVRDNHHHLICRQCGSVVDIDCAVGSAPCLTAADDQGYTIDEAEVVYWGQCPDCRRTQSARTIRREPIPNATPTTRARP; via the coding sequence ATGGTCGAACCCCCCGCAGATGTGCTGAGGCAGCACGGCGTCCAAGTGACCGCCCAGCGCATCGCCGTCCTGCGGGCCGTTTCCTCTCACCCTCACCTCACCGCGGATGCTGTCACCGAGATCGCACGCGGCGAGATCGGTGCCATCTCACGCCAAGCGGTCTACGACGCGCTCGGCGCCCTCACCGACGCCGGGCTGGTCCGCCGGATCCAACCTGCGGGCTCACCGGCACTGTTCGAAGACCGCGTGCGCGACAACCACCACCATCTGATCTGCCGGCAATGCGGGTCGGTCGTCGACATCGACTGTGCCGTCGGCTCGGCGCCGTGCCTCACGGCAGCCGACGATCAGGGCTACACGATCGACGAAGCCGAGGTCGTGTACTGGGGTCAGTGCCCCGACTGCCGTCGTACACAGTCCGCGCGGACAATCCGACGAGAGCCAATCCCCAACGCCACCCCGACAACCAGGGCCCGACCCTGA
- a CDS encoding VOC family protein, with product MAVLLNPYLGFRDNAREALEFYHEVFGGDLEISTYASMGMGAPEESEKVMHGMIRSGDLALMAADTPNDQHHTPGSSISLSLSGDDDAALRGYWEALSASGQELMPLNVAPWGDSFGMCIDKFGISWMVNIAGKK from the coding sequence ATGGCCGTCCTTCTCAACCCCTATCTGGGATTTCGCGACAATGCCCGGGAGGCGCTGGAGTTCTACCACGAAGTCTTCGGCGGCGACCTCGAGATCAGCACCTACGCCAGCATGGGAATGGGCGCGCCAGAAGAGAGCGAGAAGGTCATGCACGGCATGATCCGTTCGGGCGATCTGGCCCTGATGGCCGCCGACACCCCCAACGACCAGCACCACACCCCGGGGTCGAGCATCTCCCTCTCACTGTCCGGTGACGACGATGCCGCTCTGCGCGGCTACTGGGAGGCACTGTCCGCGTCCGGCCAGGAGCTCATGCCCTTGAATGTCGCCCCGTGGGGAGACTCCTTCGGTATGTGCATCGACAAGTTCGGCATCTCCTGGATGGTCAACATCGCGGGAAAGAAGTAG